The following are encoded in a window of Spea bombifrons isolate aSpeBom1 chromosome 2, aSpeBom1.2.pri, whole genome shotgun sequence genomic DNA:
- the POU1F1 gene encoding pituitary-specific positive transcription factor 1, giving the protein MSFQAFVTADSFVPLNSDSSATFPLRMHHSAEYLPVSNHTTNVVSTVPSVLSLVQIPKFSHMYSSVPNVENMPAGLHYPNPSCHYGNQQSTYGVMAGIKPATPEMLSASISQTRILQTCSMPLSNVVNGVSTLQGVHTGSLPPCLMSASSCTLGHGFAPVHQTLLGEDITTADFKQEFRRKNKPIEEPIDMDSPEIRELEKFANEFKVRRIKLGYTQTNVGEALAAVHGSEFSQTTICRFENLQLSFKNACKLKSILSKWLDEAEQVGALYNEKIGGNERKRKRRTTISIAAKEALESHFGEQSKPSSQEIMRMAEGLNLEKEVVRVWFCNRRQREKRVKTSLHQNTFSSFTKDHHECR; this is encoded by the exons ATGAGTTTCCAAGCTTTTGTGACAGCTGATTCTTTTGTTCCATTAAATTCTGATTCTTCGGCTACGTTTCCACTAAGGATGCACCACAGCGCAGAGTACCTTCCCGTCAGCAATCACACAACCAATGTGGTCTCTACCG TCCCGTCTGTTTTATCTTTGGTCCAAATCCCTAAATTTTCTCATATGTACTCCTCTGTGCCTAATGTGGAAAATATGCCAGCAGGCCTGCATTACCCAAACCCATCGTGCCATTATGGAAACCAGCAATCTACCTACGGGGTGATGGCAG GTATTAAACCTGCAACTCCAGAAATGCTGTCTGCAAGTATCTCCCAAACACGAATTTTGCAAACATGCAGTATGCCTCTTTCCAATGTTGTGAATGGAGTGAGTACGTTGCAAG GGGTCCATACGGGTAGCCTACCCCCTTGCCTTATGAGCGCTAGCTCTTGCACACTGGGTCACGGATTTGCCCCTGTGCATCAGACACTTCTGGGAGAGGATATCACAACTGCAGACTTCAAGCAAGAATTCCGTCGAAAGAATAAACCAATTGAAGAGCCAATTGACATGGATTCTCCAGAAATCAGAGAACTGGAAAAGTTTGCTAATGAATTCAAAGTTCGAAGGATTAAGCTAG GATACACTCAGACTAATGTTGGAGAAGCGCTTGCTGCTGTGCACGGCTCGGAATtcagccagaccacaatatgTCGTTTTGAAAACTTGCAACTAAGTTTTAAAAATGCTTGCAAGCTGAAGTCTATCCTATCCAAATGGCTGGATGAAGCGGAGCAAGTTGGAG cTTTATACAACGAAAAAATTGGTGGAAATGAGCGAAAAAGGAAGCGCAGAACAACTATTAG CATAGCTGCAAAAGAAGCACTTGAGTCCCACTTTGGAGAACAAAGCAAACCTTCTTCACAGGAAATAATGAGAATGGCGGAGGGCTTGAATTTGGAAAAGGAAGTGGTTCGTGTTTGGTTCTGCAATAGAAGGCAACGAGAGAAAAGAGTAAAGACGAGTTTGCACCAGAATACCTTCAGCTCTTTTACAAAAGATCACCATGAATGCAGATGA